TTTCACCGTTCAAATTGACATCTGAAATCAATAAATAATATCCAAGATCAAGTAATTTACCTTTTGAATCAATGGTTACGGTTTCCGCATTGTAATTCTGAACACGGCTTATTTGATCTTTTGGGCCTTGTTTACAACAAATTAATACTGTAGACAACAGCAAAAGCATGGTGTTTCTCATATTTCATGTATTAAACAAGCAGTACTGAGCATTAGCTCAGTACTCTTTTTCTGATTCTTGAATTAATGCCGTTAAGTTAAGGAATGTGATTAAATAGATTTGTAATTCATTGAGTATTTCAGTTTAGCTCTGAATTTCCGCTTGAATACCTGGTTTCTTCTTGAATATTCTATTTTGGAAGCGATTTTATTTACATATTTCTGGATAATCTCCTCTAATTCACCACTTAAATCTGTGATTTTCAGAATCAGGGATTTTGTTTTTGACAGTGCATAAGTTTTATTGATTATCAAGGTCCTTGCTGACTTTGATGTCCGTCCTGTTTTGGTCTTTGGCTCCACATCATAGCAAAGAATATTGCAGAGTGATATGATCAGGGTCTTGGCATAGAAGTCCTGCTGGACCGCCCATGCTGTTTTGCCGGAAAAATCAGATACTTCAAGTCTTGATTTGATCAGTTTATATGCTTCTTCTATTCCCCATCTCTGTTTGTACAGGTTTATTAGAGAGGAAGCTGTATATTTTTTCCTGTCCAGCAGCGAAGTTGCATATATTGATATCTTACCCTTCTTATTCTTTTTCTTGATCAGTCTTACGGTCATGGTTTGGGATAACGAGGGATACTTTTCAAGCAGCCAACCGTATTTTGGAGGGAGTATTAATGTATATTCCGCATCAGTGGAACTGCTCAGGGAAAAATCCTCGACACAATTCCACCAATTGTCCTTCATCCTAAAAAGAAAATCGGCCCCCTTTCCTTTCAGCTCGAAAAAAAGTCTCAGTGATGCATAATACCTGTCGCACACAAGAAGATCCCCTTCTTTAATATGTCCAAGATGGGCATGACATAGGGTGGCTTCGGAAGTGGTGTAGCTTTCCATACCGGCATCCAGTACTAGGCCGTTGTAAACATCATACAGGTAAGATATCCTGCTCATGTAATGTCCTGCATCCGCATTGGGCCCAAAACCATGA
This Cecembia calidifontis DNA region includes the following protein-coding sequences:
- a CDS encoding IS4 family transposase produces the protein MKDFLRDRFFSFEVLVLFILSKSNKGLNICLEEFFGESFLSPTKSAFTQARKKLCYTVFKKLNSLICSLFYEHAKFKKWKGHRVLSVDGSTLELPDHPSMSEKFSYHGFGPNADAGHYMSRISYLYDVYNGLVLDAGMESYTTSEATLCHAHLGHIKEGDLLVCDRYYASLRLFFELKGKGADFLFRMKDNWWNCVEDFSLSSSTDAEYTLILPPKYGWLLEKYPSLSQTMTVRLIKKKNKKGKISIYATSLLDRKKYTASSLINLYKQRWGIEEAYKLIKSRLEVSDFSGKTAWAVQQDFYAKTLIISLCNILCYDVEPKTKTGRTSKSARTLIINKTYALSKTKSLILKITDLSGELEEIIQKYVNKIASKIEYSRRNQVFKRKFRAKLKYSMNYKSI